The following coding sequences are from one Melospiza melodia melodia isolate bMelMel2 chromosome 2, bMelMel2.pri, whole genome shotgun sequence window:
- the LOC134414987 gene encoding uncharacterized protein LOC134414987 yields MVPCCFFVAMLAPLVLALEQSPDMVIKEGQSVNLECSQKKSSSSVMYWYLLPSEKNSSLTQLVYAVEGANAVVEKGFESHFKSSKIKGDSIILSIEHAFLNDSGTYYCAESDHSGLSCFIFPNKMGLDRLEGKAERNILKIITGKCRIVPEWKNNPVHQDRLGADLMLSSSSEKDLGVLVDKKLPMSQQCVLVAKKPEVSWDER; encoded by the exons ATGGTTCCCTGCTGTTTCTTTGTGGCCATGCTGGCCCCTCTGG TTTTAGCCCTGGAACAGTCTCCAGACATGGTGATCAAAGAAGGCCAGTCCGTGAATCTGGAATGCTCCCAGAAGAAATCCTCCAGCTCAGTCATGTACTGGTACCTGCTGCCTTCAGAGAAGAATTCCAGTCTGACCCAGTTGGTTTATGCAGTTGAAGGTGCCAATGCAGTGGTGGAGAAGGGTTTTGAGAGCCATTTCAAGAGCAGCAAGATAAAAGGAGACAGTATCATCCTCTCAATAGAACATGCCTTTCTCAATGACTCTGGCACATACTACTGTGCTGAGAGTGATCACAGTG ggctttcctgtttcatcttccccaacaagaTGGGCCTTGACAGGTTGGAGGGAAAGGCAGAGAGGAACATCCTGAAAATCATCACAGGCAAATGCAGGATTGTACCTGAGTGGAAAAATAACCCTGtgcaccaggacaggctgggggcagacCTGATGCTGAGCAGCTCttcagagaaggacctgggggtcctggtggacaagaAGCTCcccatgagccagcaatgtgtcctggtggccaagaagccaGAGGTGTCCTGGGATGAGCGTTAG
- the LOC134414273 gene encoding trypsin-like, with product MKCLLLLAFIGVAVAFPTFAEDDDDKIVGGYTCAQNSVPYQVSLNSGYHFCGGSLISSQWVVSAAHCYKSRIQVQLGKHNLGLTESTQQFINSAKVIRHSGYSSYTLDNDIMLIKLASPATLSKAIQTIPLPTSCVAAGTTCLISGWGNTLSSGSNYPDELQCLKAPVLTDEQCSDAYPGQITKNMMCVGYLEGGKDSCQGDSGGPVVCNGQLQGIVSWGYGCAQRGLPGVYTKVCNYVSWIQSTIASN from the exons ATGAAGTGCCTGCTGCTTCTCGCCTTTATTGGGGTGGCTG TTGCCTTCCCCACCTTTGCTGAAGACGATGATGACAAGATTGTGGGAGGCTACACCTGCGCACAGAACTCCGTGCCCTATCAGGTGTCCCTGAATTCTGGATATCACTTCTGTGGAGGTTCCCTCATCAGCAGCCAGTGGGTCGTGTCAGCTGCTCACTGCTACAAATC TCGCATCCAAGTGCAGCTCGGGAAACACAACCTGGGGCTCACTGAATCCACACAGCAGTTTATCAACTCTGCTAAAGTCATCCGCCACTCTGGCTACAGCTCCTACACCCTGGACAACGACATCATGCTCATCAAGCTGGCCAGCCCAGCCACGCTCAGCAAAGCTATCCAGACCATTCCTCTGCCTACCAGCTGCGTGGCCGCTGGCACCACCTGCCTGATCTCCGGCTGGGGCAACACTCTCAGCAGTGGCT CTAACTACCCAGACGAGCTGCAGTGCCTGAAGGCTCCCGTCCTCACCGACGAGCAGTGCTCTGATGCCTACCCTGGGCAAATTACCAAGAACATGATGTGTGTCGGATACCTGGAGGGAGGAAAAGACTCCTGCCAG GGAGATTCTGGCGGTCCCGTGGTCTGCAATGGACAGCTCCAGGGCATTGTCTCCTGGGGTTATGGATGTGCCCAGCGTGGCCTTCCCGGAGTTTACACCAAGGTTTGCAACTACGTCTCCTGGATCCAGTCCACCATTGCCTCCAACTGA